The following nucleotide sequence is from Podospora bellae-mahoneyi strain CBS 112042 chromosome 1 map unlocalized CBS112042p_1, whole genome shotgun sequence.
CAAGTCTATGAAGCATGGCTCACCCACTATGGACGTATTGGTCGTTCTGGGTACATCctgcgccttcttctttAGTGTCATGGCCATGTTGGTTTCGATCCTTATGCCTCCACACACTAGGCCAGCCACCATCTACGACACCAGTACCATGCTTATCACTTTCATCACACTTGGTCGCTTCTTGGAGAACCGCGCAAAGGGTCAAACTTCCAAGGCTCTGTCCCGGTTGATGTCGCTGGCCCCATCTATGGCCACCATTTACGCTGACCCCATCGCTGCGGAAAAGGCTGCTGAAGGGTGGAGCAAGGAAACATCTGCTGGTGACGCAAACCAGCCCCTGGATGGTTCTGCCGCTGAAGAAAAGGTCATTCCTACTGAGCTTATTCAAGTGGGAGACATTGTCATTCTCCGACCTGGTGACAAGATCCCCGCAGACGGTACCCTGGTCAGGGGTGAGACCTATGTTGATGAAAGCATGGTCACTGGCGAGGCGATGCCTGTGCAAAAGACCAAGGGCAGCAACGTGATCGGTGGAACCGTCAACGGCCATGGGCGTGTCGATATTCGCGTCACCAGGGCCGGCCGTGACACCCAGCTCAGTCAAATCGTCAAGCTTGTCCAGGACGCGCAGACCAGCCGCGCTCCTATCCAGCGCTTGGCTGATCTCCTTGCTGGTTACTTTGTTCCTAGCATTCTGTTCCTTGGTCTCATGACATTCCTCGTCTGGATGATCCTCAGTCATGTCTTGCCCCACCCGCCTCAAATCTTCCTGGAGGAGGCCAGCGGCGGCAAAATCATGGTCTGTGTCAAGCTCTGCATCTCGGTTATCGTCTTTGCCTGCCCTTGCGCCCTCGGCCTTGCCACTCCCACCGCCGTCATGGTCGGAACCGGCATTGGCGCTGAGAACGGCATTCTCGTTAAAGGCGGCGCGGCTCtcgagaccaccaccaagattACCCAGGTTGTTCTTGACAAGACGGGTACCCTTACTTACGGCAAGATGAGCGTGGCCAAGACGACCATCGTCTCCGCATGGGAAAACAGTCAATCCCTCCGCCGTCTCTGGTGGACCATTGTTGGTCTTGCCGAGATGGGCTCCGAGCACCCAGTAGGCAAAGCCGTCTTGGGCGCCTGCCGCACCGAACTCGGTCTTGGACCCGAGGGCACAATCGAGGGCAGCGTCGGCGACTTCACAGCAGCTGTTGGGAAGGGCATCAGCGCGCTCGTCGAGCCGGCCGTTGGTGGAGAAAGAAAACGGTATCAAGTCCTCGTGGGCAACGTGAAGTTCTTGAGAGAAAACAACGTTGATGTCCCCGAGTCGGCTGTTGAAGCCTCGGAGAAGATCAACACCGCAGccaactcttcctcctcttcctcctcttcctccccttcctcacccgCCCCCGTCCGTAAAGCTCAAGCAGGCACAAccaacatcttcatctccatcaacgGCTCCTACTCTGGCCACTTGTGCCTGTCCGACACCATCAAGGAaaacgccgccgccgccatcgcaGTCCTCCACCGCATGGGTGTCAAAACCGCCATGGTAACCGGCGACCAGCGCCCCACCGCCCTTGCTGTCGCAGCCGCGGTTGGGATCCCCCCCGCGGACGTCTACGCTGGCGTGTCACCCGATCAGAAGCAAGAAATCATCAGACAGATTCAGGATTCAGGGGAGGTGGTCGCCATGGTGGGAGACGGCATCAACGACTCGCCTGCTCTTGCCACGGCGGACGTCGGCATCGCCATGGCTTCTGGTACGGACGTGGCGATGGAAGCGGCCGATGTGGTCCTCATGCGGCCCAACGACCTGATGGACATCCCTGCTGCTTTGCACCTTGCGAGAACGATCTTTAGGAGGATCAAGATGAATTTGTTGTGGGCGTGCATGTACAATGCTGTTGGGTTGCCATTTGCgatggggttgtttttgCCGCTGGGGTGGCATCTGCACCCTATGGCTGCGggggcggcgatggcggggaGTAGTGTTAGTGTGGTGGTTAGTTCGCTGTTTTTGAAGTTTTGGAAgcggccgaggtggatggaggagggtgggctCAAGCCGAAGGGGGTAGTGGAGAGGATGGGTGATGGGATTGTGAGCGGGAtggaggggctgttgggggttttcatggggaggaggggggctagaggggaggggtatgTGCCGTTGGATGATTTGGAGAATGGGGGGCGGTAGGGTATGAGAGGGAAGGGTTGATGTTTGATAGGTATCTTACTGGGCATAAGGGAGGGGCGTTGGCATACAGGAGGTTTAGCTTTTCTTGCTTCCCTGTGTTTTGTTCTGTTGTCCTTTGGTTTTGATAGTGAGAGGTAGaaatgttgttgttgaattcccttttttttttttttttcttcatggTATTTTGTTCATTTGCTTTGGTTTTGAGACGTAGTGCCGTATTTATATACCCTCTTTTTGAACGTTGAGCAATGCTCGTCTGCGGTCGTGTCGTGTATTTGCTCGAATCGATGTTAAAGTATCGTTGTCTCGTTCGAGCAGTTGCGATAGTCTTCGAGAAAGGAACCAACCTATTTAAATAACATTAACGAGAGCGGTGACGGTAAAGAGTGAGCCTTTCTCGGAAATAAACCAGAGGACAAGACTGCAAAACCAAGCACAGGAGCAACAGTGACAGATGTGACGAGTTTTGAGAACGTGCAACCTGTTCAGATAGGAAAGACAAGTGTGCCgtcatccccaccctccctgCAGTTCAGCGTGCCTCGTGTGCAAAGGATTTGACACAGTGGCGTCTTTAGAGCTGGGTGGTGGGTATGGGGAAGTGGAATGCGGTTATCTGTTGTTACGTCTGTGGCTGATGGCCTAACGACTCGACAGTAACCCGTGGGCAAGGCAAATATAGGAGAGAACTCCTGACACTCAGAGGGCAACAGTAAAGATAGCTATCAGGGTATACGCACGAGATAAGGAGATATATGTAACAGTGATACATGCCAGCCATACACAAGCCCTGGCTAAACCGCTACCACGTGACAACCGTCCGGAGAACTGTTCTACGCAAAGATGGCTTTTTGTGTTTGCCTGATGAGCCAATATAAAAATGACCTCCATTGCAGGAACCGCgagaaagaaataaaaataacGACACGAAAGCGAAAAACAAACAGCAACCAGATTCCCCTTGCAAAACTAAACAACCCACGCACCCACCCTTTTACAACCTGTGAGACAATCCAACGCCATATCGACTATGCCTTGGCAGATCTACCCCTTCTCCCCGGCCGCCCAACGGGCTTTTTTGCCGGCGCAACCTTCTTCACGGCCTTCGCCTTGCCCCTACCCTTAGCAGGGGCCGCCTTCTTTTCGGCTGCTGGCTTCTCcgacttctccttcttgggcgCTGATACCTTGACGGCAGCATCCGCAGCcttggtctttttttggCTCTTCTCAAACTCACGGACTAATTCTTCGGCTCCCATGAGGTTAGACCTGGGCTCCCAGGTGTTTTCACTTTCGGGATAGCCCTTCCACTTGACGAGGAACTTGTGAGCTTTGGTCTTGTCGTCGATTCCCGAGTCACGGATGGCTTCGACTTCATAAACCTCTTCAGAGGCGACGCCATTAACAGATGTGTCCTTCTTGGGACGGCCGCCCTTGTTCTTGGGCTTAGcgatggccttcttcttctcagtAGAGGGCTGTGACAATATATACACGTAGGAGGCATTACTTACAGCGGGCCCCTTGGGACGACCACGAATAGGCTTCTTAGCAGCCTCAAGTGAGAGTCGCGCACTGGCGGCCTTGCCTGCAGTACGGGCAGGCCTTCCGGCACGACCACGCTTTGCCGCTGGTGTCGCTTCAacttcagcttcagcttcagGAGACGTCTCCTCGATCTCTTCAGCCTTGCGCTTGCGGCCTGTGCTGCGGCTGGCGCTCTTAGGACCCGCACTGTTCCTAGCAGATTTTGGCGTAGCAGAAGACTTGCCAACACTCCTGGTTGAACGAGGAGTCTTCGCAGCCGGTGTCGACTTGGCGGGCGTCTCGGAAGAAGTCCCAGTAGAGGATCTCAAAGGGCGGCCCCGCTTTTTCGACGAGGAAGGCGCgagttcatcatcaaagaGACTGGCACCCAAGCCCATATCGGCTTCTGGAAGGGCGGGCGGCATGTTGAACTGCTCGTTTATGATGagatcctcttcttcatgaaGGTTAACCACAGTCGGGCCAGCACCACCGGCGAAATCGAGAGCGACTGAGCTCTGTCTTGAGTATGAAGCCTCAACAGACCTGCAATGCGAGTTAATAATTGGGTCAAAATATAAAACAATTCAACATGAGACGGACAAGTGAGggtgggtgagtgagtgagtgacGGGGTTTGGACCGCCAAATGAGCGACTTGTGAAAGTAGTGAAACTTGCCAAAGTCGCGTCGTGATTTGGGGGGAAAGAGAGGAGTGGCAGGGTCGTGGGTTCTTGTCGCGAGCTGCTTGTACAAAAACCGAGCGGGAAACTGAGGGAAGGCACAACACGACAAGGGTTTACAGGTGAGATGCCTGGTCACTTACTCTTGCAAGTCGCTTTGGATCAATTGGAGAGGAGCATCCTCCATGTAGTTATCCACAAACGGCATTGTGACAGCTGTCTAGTGATGGCTTATGGTGCTGGGCTATTCTGCACTTCGTCGCGACTTGGAAGACAGGCGGCCTTGGAAGTGAAAGTGAAAGTGAGCTCTAGACCAACCAGCGTGTCGCGAACAAAACGGCGCTGTGAGAGGGTGTCAGTAAAATGAGCCAAAAATCATAAAATCGCAGAAAAATTTTCAGATAAGAATCATACCTCGTAGATGAAGAAAATTCAACGATTTCTTCGACTTTTGCGATGCGGCGGTGCGTTGTATGTTCTGGAAAATGGTATGATGTAAACACGTTGTTTGGGGTTCGGGTAAGAGGTTGCAAAGTTCCTGGGTTGCGGTTGGCTTTGTTTGCCGTATTAGGTAAGGTTAATTAATTTCTTATTAGCAGCTGCCATGCCTACAAGGGCCAACAGTACTAGTGGGGTTTAGCATGCAATGCTCTTAGTGCAGAGAACTTGAGTAATATTATCCGATTATCAATCGAAGCAAGAGAGCATCGACAGGCAAAGCAACGTCATTTTCTTAACTTGTGAGAGAGCCAGCAGAAGAACGTAAATTTGCAATCTCCCACCCAACTTACAAAACAAGCAGCTATGTCTCGTATCTCACAAACATTGGCACCCCATCAGTTATCTAATtcttctgcctcctcttcgcctctTCACACACCAAGACCtctccttttctctttttcttgccTCCAAACTTCAGCTCCCACATCTTTGCCTTCTCGGGCCAGATACGTTCAAACAaggcctccacctcctcccacttcccaACCTCATGTCCCGGCTTTATCGGTCCCTGATCCCCAAGCCAATCCTTCTCAAGTCTTCCTGTAGGCCGTTCCACTCCGAGCACCTCGTACAGCGACTCTACAGTCTTAGGAATATAAGGCTCTAgcatcctcaacaccaagtaTACCAGATTGatccccacctccaaaacaGCCTGCCGCTCACATGTGTCCGTCAACATAACCTTGTTACTGACCAGGTCCAAGAGAGCAATGCCTCCACAAGTTAACTCCAGAGTTGTCATCAAGCCACCCCTCAACTCCGAGTTTTTAAGTTGGGTAACGTACTGCACCAGTAGCTTGTGTACACCTCCTTTGAAGCGCTTAATCGTCTGTCCCACAGACGAAAGCAGCGGCCCATTGATATGATCGTGGCTGTGAGGCACCACACCGTTGAGGTCCGTGAGGACTTTGTGGACCAGTTTCCCGATCTTACCTACAAAAAGTTCATTGTGGACCTCGACCAGCCTGTCCCAGGTGAAATCCGTGTCTTCCATGCCCTCAGGGCGGgactggaggaggaagaatcGAAAGACATCAGCCGAGAGGCCAGTTTGCTGAGCATTGTCGCCAAATACCCCCACCCCAAGGGATTTAGAGAATCTGCCGCCCTGGTAGGTGAGAAATCTTGTTGAAGCGATGTGGCGAGGAGCTGTGTAGGGAGGATCCAAGGGAAGTAGCGTCGCAGGAAACAAGATCCCATGG
It contains:
- the CCC2 gene encoding Cu(2+)-transporting P-type ATPase (COG:P; EggNog:ENOG503NYTM; BUSCO:EOG092609YT) produces the protein MAPPQSHSLSAPPAHMATTTLKVEGMTCGACTSAVEAGFKGVDGVGNVSVSLVMERAVVMHDPQRISAEQIREIIEDRGFDAEVLSTDLPSPVAPRNSFGVFPTDDGPAMMVTTVKIEGMTCGACTSAIEGGFKDVSGVKHFSISLLSERAVIEHDPALLAAEAICGIIEDRGFDAEVLESTEKQEEADALVDSGKTSSTAATTTVAIEGMTCGACTSAVEEGFNNLDGILRFNISLLAERAVITHDPLKIAADKIAEIIEDRGFDAKILSTVFESSDSSSGGSSTAQLKIYGNLDAAAAQGLEEKLLALPGVSSAKLAPSSSRLTVVHKPNVTGLRVIVEAVENMGFNALVADNDDNNAQLESLAKTKEINEWRRDFRISLSFAIPVFIISMILPMCGPLDFGSIRLIPGLYLGDVMCLGLTVPVQFGIGKRFYKSAYKSMKHGSPTMDVLVVLGTSCAFFFSVMAMLVSILMPPHTRPATIYDTSTMLITFITLGRFLENRAKGQTSKALSRLMSLAPSMATIYADPIAAEKAAEGWSKETSAGDANQPLDGSAAEEKVIPTELIQVGDIVILRPGDKIPADGTLVRGETYVDESMVTGEAMPVQKTKGSNVIGGTVNGHGRVDIRVTRAGRDTQLSQIVKLVQDAQTSRAPIQRLADLLAGYFVPSILFLGLMTFLVWMILSHVLPHPPQIFLEEASGGKIMVCVKLCISVIVFACPCALGLATPTAVMVGTGIGAENGILVKGGAALETTTKITQVVLDKTGTLTYGKMSVAKTTIVSAWENSQSLRRLWWTIVGLAEMGSEHPVGKAVLGACRTELGLGPEGTIEGSVGDFTAAVGKGISALVEPAVGGERKRYQVLVGNVKFLRENNVDVPESAVEASEKINTAANSSSSSSSSSPSSPAPVRKAQAGTTNIFISINGSYSGHLCLSDTIKENAAAAIAVLHRMGVKTAMVTGDQRPTALAVAAAVGIPPADVYAGVSPDQKQEIIRQIQDSGEVVAMVGDGINDSPALATADVGIAMASGTDVAMEAADVVLMRPNDLMDIPAALHLARTIFRRIKMNLLWACMYNAVGLPFAMGLFLPLGWHLHPMAAGAAMAGSSVSVVVSSLFLKFWKRPRWMEEGGLKPKGVVERMGDGIVSGMEGLLGVFMGRRGARGEGYVPLDDLENGGR
- a CDS encoding uncharacterized protein (EggNog:ENOG503P8N0; COG:B), producing MPFVDNYMEDAPLQLIQSDLQESVEASYSRQSSVALDFAGGAGPTVVNLHEEEDLIINEQFNMPPALPEADMGLGASLFDDELAPSSSKKRGRPLRSSTGTSSETPAKSTPAAKTPRSTRSVGKSSATPKSARNSAGPKSASRSTGRKRKAEEIEETSPEAEAEVEATPAAKRGRAGRPARTAGKAASARLSLEAAKKPIRGRPKGPAAIAKPKNKGGRPKKDTSVNGVASEEVYEVEAIRDSGIDDKTKAHKFLVKWKGYPESENTWEPRSNLMGAEELVREFEKSQKKTKAADAAVKVSAPKKEKSEKPAAEKKAAPAKGRGKAKAVKKVAPAKKPVGRPGRRGRSAKA